In a genomic window of Corallococcus silvisoli:
- the lnt gene encoding apolipoprotein N-acyltransferase, producing the protein MTLAKGWAGALLGVAATTGLFAAFGQLQPGFVWLGAVAMAPWLAAVDRARSARGALALGALLSVTFTAAVFGWFPGAIAAYARAPVWLCWAVFLLIAPVLELQFLTAAWVRAYARRKVGDGPRLAWVPPVLTALVYVGTEGFTPKLFAETLGHGLYASETLRQGADLAGAPGLTLGLLLLNECVVAVGQGLVARRGSWRVPGVVAALLALVGFGYGHVRLGQVRAAVREAPALVVGAVQANITNIEKRAAEQGTYEVVRDILDTHYAMSDALLRSAPLDLLVWPETVYPTTFGTPKSEDGGALDEEIRAWVAERGVPLVFGTYDLDGEREFNAAMFLGPSATGELARSAYRKTMLFPLTEWVPDAMDTPALRAWMPWTGRWKRGPGPRLVDFRLNGGRVLRVAPLICYEALFPNYVAAEVRQGAELILTLSNDSWFSGTPAPRLHLMHAAFRSIETRTAQVRVTNSGISAFIDPAGAWTSALEDNQRAGTVMRVPEAERLHSLAEAWGDWLWPVALALAGGLGVWLRRQPARLPG; encoded by the coding sequence GTGACCCTGGCGAAGGGGTGGGCCGGGGCGCTCCTGGGCGTCGCGGCGACCACCGGGTTGTTCGCCGCGTTCGGGCAACTGCAACCGGGTTTCGTGTGGCTGGGCGCGGTGGCCATGGCGCCATGGCTCGCGGCGGTGGACCGGGCCCGCTCCGCTCGCGGCGCGCTGGCCCTGGGCGCGCTGTTGTCGGTGACGTTCACCGCGGCGGTGTTCGGCTGGTTCCCGGGCGCCATCGCCGCGTACGCGCGCGCGCCGGTGTGGCTGTGCTGGGCCGTGTTCCTCCTCATCGCGCCCGTGCTGGAGCTCCAGTTCCTCACCGCCGCGTGGGTGCGGGCCTACGCGCGGCGGAAGGTGGGAGACGGGCCGCGGCTCGCGTGGGTGCCGCCCGTGCTGACCGCGCTCGTGTACGTGGGCACGGAGGGCTTCACGCCCAAGCTGTTCGCGGAGACGCTGGGCCACGGTCTCTACGCGTCGGAGACGCTGCGCCAGGGCGCGGACCTGGCGGGCGCCCCTGGCCTCACGCTGGGCCTGCTGCTCCTCAACGAGTGCGTCGTCGCGGTGGGGCAGGGGCTGGTGGCGCGGCGGGGCTCGTGGCGCGTGCCGGGCGTCGTGGCGGCCCTGCTGGCGCTGGTGGGCTTCGGCTACGGACACGTGCGGCTGGGGCAGGTGCGCGCGGCGGTGCGTGAGGCGCCGGCGCTGGTGGTGGGCGCGGTGCAGGCGAACATCACGAACATCGAGAAGCGGGCGGCGGAGCAGGGCACCTACGAAGTGGTGCGCGACATCCTGGATACGCACTACGCGATGTCGGACGCGCTGCTGCGCTCGGCGCCGCTGGACCTGCTGGTGTGGCCGGAGACGGTGTATCCGACGACGTTCGGCACGCCGAAGAGCGAGGACGGCGGAGCGCTGGACGAGGAGATCCGCGCCTGGGTGGCGGAGCGGGGCGTGCCGCTGGTGTTCGGAACGTACGACCTGGACGGCGAGCGCGAGTTCAACGCCGCCATGTTCCTGGGGCCCTCCGCGACGGGGGAGCTGGCGCGATCCGCGTATCGCAAGACGATGCTGTTCCCGCTCACGGAGTGGGTGCCGGATGCCATGGACACGCCCGCGCTGCGCGCGTGGATGCCGTGGACCGGCCGGTGGAAGCGCGGCCCCGGGCCTCGCCTGGTGGACTTCCGGTTGAACGGTGGCCGGGTGCTCCGGGTCGCGCCGCTCATCTGCTACGAGGCCCTCTTCCCCAACTACGTCGCGGCGGAGGTGCGCCAGGGCGCGGAGCTGATCCTCACGTTGTCGAACGACTCGTGGTTCTCCGGCACGCCCGCGCCCCGGCTGCACCTGATGCACGCGGCCTTCCGCAGCATCGAGACGCGCACCGCGCAGGTGCGGGTGACGAACTCCGGCATCTCCGCGTTCATCGACCCGGCGGGCGCGTGGACCTCCGCGCTGGAGGACAACCAGCGCGCAGGCACGGTGATGCGCGTGCCGGAGGCGGAGCGGCTGCATTCGCTCGCGGAGGCGTGGGGGGATTGGCTGTGGCCCGTGGCGCTGGCGCTGGCGGGGGGGCTGGGCGTGTGGCTTCGCCGTCAGCCCGCGCGCCTCCCCGGGTGA